GTGGTCGAGGTGGCGTGGGGGCGACCCGCTCCGCCATGGCGGGACGGGGGGGTGAAGGGGATGGCAAGAGGGGTAATGGCGAGGGGGAGCGAGAGAAGGGGAGGGGTTTGCATGGGGCGGGGGGAAGGATGGAGGAACGTTGGAGGAGGGGGTTGGAGGGCAGAGAGGGAGGAACACGCGGACGCATGCAAGACAGCATGGTTAGCGCGTTGCCTATCATTAGAAAGGATGCGATAGTTGACTCGGTCAACCAGGTGTCATGGACCGAATGTTTTGGGGGGTGTCTGAACCCACTGCAAACTAGCCCGGACCGGACTAACGGTTTTGGACCGGCACTCGGATTTGCTATGACTCACTGTTTTTAATCTTCATCAACTTCTTCTTTCCAACCTTCAGCACAACTTTTTGAGCTAATGAATAATTATTAACGAGCTCGAAATAGTTCATGATCGTCTTTGGAAGGATGATCCTCTGGTTATTCTCTTGCGGTCAAGTTAATCAAGGATGTCTAATTATATATAGATTTTACAGTTTTATTTTCATTACTTTGCATTCTTTTTTGGTGGTGTGATTTGGTTGGGATTAGATTGGCCTAGTTTCTTTTAGTGGCTGCGTAGAACCTCAAGTTGGGTTGTATACATGCACACTGATATTTGTTGGGTTTGGACTAGTAAAGAACGTTTGGTATTGATCCTAAGTAATCTACAAATTTAGTCCACACTATATAAAAGCTGATATTTATATGCATTAATTCAATGAGATAAAAAGAAAGATTTATTTGcttaaagaaagagaaaagatttaCGTATGCATATAGAAGTTACTTCATACATCACAACATGTATGTATCATGCATTCTagttaatatatatgatattaagtTAGCCATAAGAACTTCTATGTTTCATCAATGGTAACCACATAAGCAATGAAAGGATAGTCAAAAAAGCCAATGGATTTGTAGAGGATTTTGGTGTGGAGAGAGTGTAAGGGCTAGAGCGGATGACAAGATTGAGGCTAAGGAGGTTGGATTGGACAAATTCTTTCACGGCATTGCATATCGATGGAAAGAATGAAAAGTGAAAAATAAGACAAAAATTAGCACACAGTgggatcatattttttttaaaagaaagaaaaaatattgataatgTGTGAAAAACTATAGACAAAGAGAACTGATGATAAAGATGGATCCACAAAGAactgatgataaaaaataatgaagGTTGCTCAAGAACAAGGCAATATAGGGTTAGTCGAAGAGGATAGGAAAAAAGAGGAGAGGAGCTAATAGCGATGTCTTTATCTTAAAGGTAGATCTCTAGGACGCTGACATCTCTGTAGGGAAAGAAGCCCTTTGAGATGTGGGCATTGTAGATTAGTTTGAATGGAATCTTTGAGTCGGAGACATAAGGATTTATCAAAGACATCTAAATTATTACCAATTAACAAGGGTATTATAGTCATTTCATCAATTCATATAACATTATGAATATTCTTATTGTTCTTATTATGGGCGTTTCTACAAAACCATATAACGAGCATTGCTTCAATCATTTCCCAAATGAACTCCAACATTTTAGAGTCCAATAGAATATTAGAAATGGCACCCTAATTATAGTTGGGCTGGATGATACTGCACTCCAATTGTGACTGATTGATGTCAAATAAAAGGGTGTAGACCCAGGTCCCACCAACCACCCTACCAAGCTTTAGGACAACCACAGCTGCCGAAGCTCGTGCATGGTGGTGAGGTTGAAGGCACGATGAGGGGGACAATGGTGGAGAGAAGGGCACGAGGAGGGCATTATTAGATGTTGGAGAAGTCAACTGGAGTAGGTTCCTTGCTTCCCAGGCTCGGTAATTTGTCGAGATTGGAGCAATGTTGATGGTTGGGCTAGTCAATTAGATAGGTTTCTTTTACTCTTTATAGTTCTTGGTTTGAAGGTAACAAGGGCATGCAAGGTTTGCTTGCAAATTAAATTAACATCATCTGCGTCAAATAATGAGAGATGTTATAGGTAATTTCAACAAAATCTTGAACGTAATATACaaaaagtctaaaataaataattgTTCTAAACAAGAGACTTGAAATAAATATGCATTCATAGAAGTGGGTCATATATAGGAGTAGTTGTGTTTACGCTGAGCTAGAGATGACAATTGGGTTGGGTTGGATCAGATCATATACGGATTAGATCAATACGGATCggatcataaaattatcaacccaaatccgatctatttattaaatagataaaaaattcaaatctaaatccaGCCTGCatattaaacagataatctgatccgacctatttaatccatttattaaatagatcaaattaggttaaacatgttaaattggttaaacgggttaaacaagTTCAACAGGTCagattaaataggtcagaaataggttaagtagattttaaacaggttaaataggtcttaaatagattaaacagatcgggttaaatggatcagaaataggttaaatagattttaaatagattaaacaggttaaataggttaaatagattatctgactcaatccgacCTGAATATTAAACGAGTTAAATGAATCAGATACCTAAAACCTAAATCCAGCTCAAAATATTAAATTGGTTAAACGGATTGACTTGTTTATGACCCAAGCCCGTTAGcctaaatccaaacttatttatgGTGGGTCAAACATGAGTTAAATTGGTgagtcggatcatattttgccgaTCCAACTCTGAGCTAGCTCTGGCTTCTTGGTTGCTAGGACTGGCCTAAACAAAATTCAAGCACTTTTATGCATGGatagagaaattttttatgcCCTATATTTAGTAGAAAAAAATACATCACTTCATCAGATTGAACTACATAATACAATTAATAAAGAATGGGCATTTAATATAGCTTagccttttttttctcaaatttttctaaCCAAAATGCCCATCTCTTCTTTTACTCTATTTGCTCCTGTAATATCATGTTACATCCTATAAATAATTATGGAGatgttataaaaaataataagacatcataataatattatgacattatatttatattttataaataattattaggatgtcataaaagataatagaatatcataataatattatgacatcttgttatATCCTATAACATTCTATTGTATCTTATAAACAATTatcagaatatcataaaaattaacaaaatatcataataatattatgacgcCCTGTTACATCCTACAACATCCTGTTGTCATCAATAAAAAAAGTAACAGGACGTCATAACATTATCTAGAATGCCATAACATTCAATAAGAAAAGacattttgattagaaaaaatttgaaaaaaaaaagttgagctACATTAAATACATGCCCCCTTGTTAATTGCATTATGTGGTGCAATCTAGTAAAGCGATGCATTTTTTCTCCACCagatgcggtgcacaaagaattactcatattataaataaattctaaatatatggatttttttttgtggCTTCAGATCCTCAGTAGTAGTTGACCCTTTACTACGTTAAGAGCCCATCCTTTTATAtagtaaatatcatgaaaaaattaatcAACTACTTATGTTCTCATATTTTTCAAGATGCATAAGTTACTTTCCTATGGAtagtatttttattgataaaataaagaaaaatcttatCCATTTAGAGATggttaaatcattttttcatcagCTAATAAAATATATACTTAAATTTATTCCTAAACTGTTCCATCCTCATTTCTAATATCTCTATCATTTAATGTCTAATAATTCAGTCATCTATtttctttaaataaaaatataaaaaaatattataaaaatataaataaattttaataatttattttaaaaaatattaatataaaaaatataaataataaaatttgaaattattttttatataaaaatatgaataatttatttttttttgaaaatattgttggaaaatatttactaaaatttttttcatatatatatatatatatatatatatatatatatatatatatatatatatatattacccaCAAAAGAacggattgttttttttttttttttcttacacaACACCACCCGCCCAACCCCACACCCcggcccccaccccccccccccccgccccccggcaagaaaaaaagaaaaaaaaaaggaacggaTTGCTGTAGAGGAGGGAAAGGCGGTTTCCCGGGTGGCGCCGTCAGCCCGTCACGACCTTCGTCGCGCTAGGGCTTATCAGCGGCTATTCCCCTACCGCACTCCTCCTCGTGAAACCCTTTTGAAACCCTCATACACCCTTCTCTTCCGCCAATTCGACCCTCCCACAGCCCTCCCCGCCTCTCGAATCGATTCACTCCCCAATCCGGTCGCCATGCCGAAGGTCTACGGCCCCGGGACCTACGACTCCGCCGGCACCGGGTCGCCGAATAGCCGGCCATTGGCCGGCGGCGGACACGCTGCCGGAGCAGCGGCCGGGAGGGAACCTCTCGAGCTCCATCACCCTGCTTGGGATCCAGCAGGACCGGCCCACCAAGATCGCGGCAGCCAATTGGCTGAAGACCGCCGGGCTGGACACCTCGGCCTGGAAGTTCGATCGAGAGCTGGTGAAGGAGATCTACGAGACGGAGATTTTGGTCTTCGTGGCCCGGAGGACGGTCCCCCTCCAGAGGTCATTATTCTGGAGGTGAGCCAGTACTTGCAGAACTACCTGTGCCCTAATTTCGATCCGGAGACTGCTACATTTGAGCATGTCAACGATCGTCAGGATGTATGAGAAGGTATAGGCTGTTTACGGAGAAGTTTCGAGttataaaagaagaaaatatcggcggaattagtttttttttttttta
The sequence above is a segment of the Elaeis guineensis isolate ETL-2024a chromosome 7, EG11, whole genome shotgun sequence genome. Coding sequences within it:
- the LOC105048773 gene encoding uncharacterized protein, whose amino-acid sequence is MPKVYGPGTYDSAGTGSPNSRPLAGGGHAAGAAAGREPLELHHPAWDPAGPAHQDRGSQLAEDRRAGHLGLEVRSRAGEGDLRDGDFGLRGPEDGPPPEVIILEVSQYLQNYLCPNFDPETATFEHVNDRQDV